A window of Streptomyces sp. DG1A-41 contains these coding sequences:
- the purU gene encoding formyltetrahydrofolate deformylase: MNEQSTRAEAPADQYVLTLSCPDRKGIVHAVSSYLFMTGCNIEDSQQFGDHDTGLFFMRVHFSADAPVTLDKLRASFAAIGDSFQMDWRINRADEKMRILLMVSKFGHCLNDLLFRARIGALPVEIAGVVSNHTDFAELVDSYNIPFHHIPVTKDTKSEAEARLLDIVREEGVELVVLARYMQVLSDDLCKALAGRIINIHHSFLPSFKGAKPYHQAHARGVKLIGATAHYVTADLDEGPIIEQEVERVGHDVTPEGLVAIGRDVECQALARAVKWHAERRILLNGRRTVIFA, from the coding sequence ATGAATGAGCAGTCCACCCGCGCCGAGGCCCCTGCCGACCAGTACGTCCTCACCCTTTCCTGCCCGGACAGGAAGGGCATCGTGCACGCCGTGTCGAGCTATCTGTTCATGACCGGCTGCAACATCGAGGACAGTCAGCAGTTCGGCGACCACGACACGGGACTGTTCTTCATGCGGGTCCACTTCTCGGCGGACGCGCCGGTGACCCTGGACAAGCTGCGGGCCAGCTTCGCGGCGATCGGTGACTCCTTCCAGATGGACTGGCGGATCAACCGGGCCGACGAGAAGATGCGCATCCTGCTGATGGTCAGCAAGTTCGGGCACTGCCTGAACGACCTGCTGTTCCGGGCACGGATAGGGGCGTTGCCGGTGGAGATCGCGGGTGTGGTGTCCAACCACACGGACTTTGCCGAGCTGGTGGACTCGTACAACATCCCCTTCCACCACATTCCGGTGACGAAGGACACGAAGTCCGAGGCTGAGGCGCGGTTGCTCGACATCGTGCGTGAGGAGGGTGTCGAACTGGTCGTCCTCGCCCGGTACATGCAGGTGCTGTCGGACGACCTGTGCAAGGCGCTGGCCGGGCGGATCATCAACATCCACCACTCGTTCCTGCCGAGCTTCAAGGGGGCGAAGCCGTATCACCAGGCTCACGCCCGGGGTGTGAAGCTGATCGGGGCGACCGCTCACTATGTGACGGCTGATCTGGACGAGGGGCCGATCATCGAGCAGGAGGTCGAGCGGGTCGGGCACGACGTGACGCCGGAAGGGCTTGTCGCGATCGGGCGCGATGTGGAGTGCCAGGCGCTGGCCCGGGCCGTGAAGTGGCATGCCGAGCGGAGGATCCTGCTCAACGGGCGGCGGACTGTGATTTTCGCCTGA
- a CDS encoding ABC transporter substrate-binding protein — MTGRRRKPSTFLPGLLTRHARYGVLSAGTAVACAALLAGCGVVPGTTGGTGDDPITVMTWAPQGTKATNKPGMPAFARAYARWVNAKGGINGRKLNVLTCNDHNDSVAAAKCARRAAKENVVAVVGSYSQYADSFFPSLEGAGIPYIGGYGITNAEFTSPLSYPVNGGQPALLAGLGSALADACGPVALIRPDTIAGDQLPPLLDSGLKASGHRPARDQRAAEDATEYDGQADLALRTTTTDPGNEGCVVPALGDRNGTFMDSFRRARDNYPDVRTATVLGSVDQTVIDATGGASGPYEGSYITGWYPVASDPRWDAMKRVIKEEAFDDNRIDPADAGVQTTWIAYTVLHKVIESLGDGEVTADTVTEALDDGLRISTGGLTPTLRWRFQDKLAAVGFPRLVNANVTLQVVRKGRLVSARKGFVDTTRTLQDADVNY; from the coding sequence ATGACCGGCAGGCGACGCAAGCCCAGCACATTCCTCCCCGGCCTCCTCACCCGTCACGCCAGATACGGCGTCCTGTCCGCGGGCACGGCGGTCGCGTGCGCGGCTCTCCTCGCCGGCTGCGGGGTCGTCCCCGGCACCACGGGGGGTACCGGGGACGACCCGATCACCGTCATGACCTGGGCGCCGCAGGGCACCAAGGCCACCAACAAACCCGGCATGCCGGCCTTCGCCCGCGCCTACGCCCGCTGGGTCAACGCCAAGGGCGGGATCAACGGCCGCAAGCTCAACGTGCTCACCTGCAACGACCACAACGACAGCGTGGCCGCCGCCAAGTGCGCCCGGCGGGCCGCCAAGGAGAACGTCGTCGCGGTCGTAGGATCCTACAGCCAGTACGCCGACTCCTTCTTCCCCTCCCTGGAGGGCGCGGGCATCCCGTACATAGGCGGCTACGGCATCACCAACGCCGAGTTCACCAGTCCCCTGTCCTACCCCGTCAACGGCGGCCAGCCCGCGCTGCTCGCCGGTCTCGGCAGCGCGCTCGCCGACGCCTGCGGGCCGGTCGCGCTGATCCGGCCCGACACCATCGCGGGCGACCAGCTGCCCCCGCTGCTCGACTCCGGCCTCAAGGCGAGCGGGCACAGGCCCGCGAGGGACCAGCGGGCGGCGGAGGACGCCACCGAGTACGACGGCCAGGCCGATCTGGCGCTGCGGACGACGACCACGGACCCGGGGAACGAGGGGTGTGTGGTGCCCGCGCTCGGGGACCGCAACGGCACCTTCATGGACTCCTTCCGGCGGGCCCGCGACAACTATCCCGACGTACGGACGGCCACCGTGCTCGGCAGCGTCGACCAGACGGTGATCGACGCGACCGGCGGGGCGTCGGGGCCGTACGAGGGCTCGTACATCACCGGCTGGTACCCGGTGGCGAGCGATCCCCGCTGGGACGCGATGAAGCGGGTGATCAAGGAGGAGGCCTTCGACGACAACCGCATCGACCCCGCGGACGCCGGAGTGCAGACCACCTGGATCGCCTACACCGTGCTCCACAAGGTCATCGAGTCGCTCGGCGACGGGGAGGTGACCGCCGACACGGTCACGGAGGCCCTCGACGACGGCCTCAGGATCAGCACGGGCGGGCTCACGCCGACGCTTCGGTGGCGGTTCCAGGACAAGCTCGCCGCCGTCGGCTTCCCGCGCCTGGTCAATGCCAACGTGACGCTTCAGGTGGTGCGGAAGGGACGGCTGGTGTCGGCGCGGAAGGGCTTCGTCGACACGACGAGGACGCTTCAGGACGCCGACGTGAACTACTGA
- a CDS encoding transcriptional regulator: MAARPLVARQPNERLQALIQEAGCSNAGLARRVNMCGAEHGLDLRYDKTSVARWLRGQQPRGRAPAIIAEALGRKLGRTVTIDEIGMANGKNLASGVGLQFSPTVLGAIEQVCELWRSDVGRRDFLSGSSVAASALVEPSRDWLISAPDGQVARSAGPRVGQSDVQAVRAMTQALVDLDHQYGSGHVRPVVVHYLNSVVSGLLAGSYREAVGRDLFAAVARLTELAGYMAVDTGQPGLAQRYYIQALRLAQAAGDRGYGGYVLAASMSHLAAQLGNPREIAQLARAAQEGTRGRVTPRAESMFHAAEARGHALLGDVRAAQSSAGRAVSALEAADPAAGDDPAWIAHFDEAYLADELAHCHRDLGQAEAAARCAQESLAGHPETRARRRAIGYVLLATAQVQQREIEEACSTGMKAVELLEGLRSNRGAEYLEDFQQRLEPYRDEAVVREFGARLDLQAAA; the protein is encoded by the coding sequence ATGGCCGCAAGGCCGCTCGTCGCCCGGCAGCCGAACGAACGGCTCCAGGCGCTCATCCAGGAAGCCGGATGCTCCAACGCCGGCCTCGCCCGCCGGGTCAACATGTGCGGGGCCGAGCACGGCCTCGACCTGCGCTACGACAAGACGTCGGTGGCGCGCTGGCTGCGCGGGCAGCAGCCACGGGGGCGGGCCCCGGCGATCATCGCCGAGGCGCTCGGCCGCAAGCTCGGCCGTACGGTCACGATCGACGAGATCGGCATGGCCAACGGCAAGAACCTCGCCTCGGGCGTCGGTCTCCAGTTCTCGCCGACGGTACTGGGGGCCATCGAGCAGGTCTGCGAGCTGTGGCGCAGTGACGTGGGGCGGCGGGACTTCCTGTCCGGCTCCTCGGTCGCCGCGTCCGCGCTGGTCGAGCCCAGCCGTGACTGGCTGATCTCCGCGCCCGACGGGCAGGTGGCGCGCTCGGCCGGGCCGCGGGTCGGGCAGTCCGACGTGCAGGCGGTGCGGGCCATGACGCAGGCGCTGGTGGATCTCGACCACCAGTACGGCAGCGGTCATGTGCGGCCGGTCGTCGTGCACTACCTCAACAGCGTCGTCTCGGGGCTGCTGGCGGGGTCGTACCGGGAGGCGGTCGGGCGGGACCTGTTCGCCGCGGTGGCCCGGCTGACCGAGCTCGCCGGGTACATGGCCGTGGACACCGGGCAGCCCGGGCTGGCCCAGCGCTACTACATCCAGGCGCTGCGGCTCGCCCAGGCGGCCGGGGACCGGGGTTACGGGGGGTACGTGCTCGCCGCATCCATGAGTCATCTCGCCGCGCAGCTCGGGAACCCGCGGGAGATCGCGCAGTTGGCGCGGGCGGCGCAAGAGGGGACGCGGGGGCGCGTGACACCGCGCGCGGAGTCGATGTTCCACGCGGCCGAGGCGCGCGGGCACGCCCTGTTGGGCGACGTGCGCGCCGCCCAGTCGTCGGCCGGGCGCGCGGTGAGCGCCCTGGAGGCGGCAGATCCGGCCGCCGGGGACGACCCGGCGTGGATCGCGCACTTCGACGAGGCCTATCTCGCCGACGAGCTGGCCCACTGCCACCGGGACCTGGGCCAGGCCGAGGCGGCGGCGCGGTGTGCGCAGGAGTCGCTGGCCGGGCATCCCGAGACGCGGGCGCGCCGCCGGGCCATCGGTTATGTGCTGTTGGCCACGGCGCAGGTGCAGCAGCGCGAGATCGAAGAGGCGTGCAGCACGGGCATGAAGGCCGTCGAACTGCTGGAGGGGCTGCGCTCCAACCGGGGCGCCGAGTATCTGGAGGACTTCCAGCAGAGGCTGGAGCCGTACCGGGACGAGGCGGTGGTCAGGGAGTTCGGGGCGCGGCTGGACCTTCAGGCGGCGGCGTGA
- a CDS encoding bifunctional DNA primase/polymerase: MFIVEETIVGTEAAQIPKQRGESLLDTAVRYAEERHWDVFPGTWLEAVDGAQRCSCGDAACPAPGSHPARPDWATQATGSATVARRMWQKQPTASILLPTGRTFDAISVPETAGFLALARMERMELTLGPVTLTPDRRMEFFVLPGASVKVPDLVRKLGWSLSSLDLTVLGEGAYVAAPPTRFGSRGAVQWACRPTPANRWLPDAEELISPLAYACGRDR, from the coding sequence GTGTTCATCGTGGAAGAGACGATCGTCGGCACCGAAGCCGCTCAGATCCCGAAGCAGCGCGGGGAATCGCTGCTGGACACCGCTGTCCGCTACGCCGAGGAGCGCCACTGGGACGTGTTCCCCGGCACCTGGCTGGAAGCCGTCGACGGCGCTCAGCGCTGCTCCTGCGGTGACGCCGCGTGCCCGGCACCCGGGTCGCACCCGGCGCGTCCGGACTGGGCGACGCAGGCGACGGGCAGCGCGACCGTCGCGCGGCGGATGTGGCAGAAGCAGCCGACGGCGTCGATCCTGCTGCCGACGGGGCGTACGTTCGACGCGATTTCCGTGCCGGAGACCGCCGGGTTCCTCGCGCTGGCGCGGATGGAGCGGATGGAGCTGACGCTGGGACCGGTGACGCTCACGCCGGATCGGCGGATGGAGTTCTTCGTGCTGCCGGGGGCGTCGGTGAAGGTGCCTGACCTGGTGCGGAAGCTGGGGTGGTCGTTGTCCTCGCTGGATCTGACCGTGCTGGGCGAGGGCGCGTATGTGGCCGCGCCGCCCACGCGGTTCGGGTCTCGGGGTGCCGTGCAGTGGGCCTGCCGGCCTACGCCTGCGAATCGGTGGCTGCCGGACGCGGAGGAGTTGATCTCGCCGTTGGCCTATGCGTGCGGCCGGGATCGGTAA
- a CDS encoding ABC transporter ATP-binding protein encodes MTEGDAVGSSAVRVQGLWKRFGQQVAVAGVDLELPAGKFIGLVGPNGAGKTTTLSMVTGLLRPDHGTVEVVGHDVWRDPVEVKARIGVLPEGLRLFERLSGRELLAYTGRLRGLPGAEVDKRATQLLDVLDLAGAQHKLVVDYSTGMRKKIGLAAALLHNPEVLFLDEPFEGVDPVSAQTIRGVLERYTASGATVVFSSHVMELVESLCDWVAVMAAGRIRAHGTLAEVRGDAPSLQRAFLELVGAQSRDAGSDLDWLGGGSR; translated from the coding sequence GTGACGGAGGGAGATGCGGTGGGTTCCAGCGCTGTGCGTGTACAGGGGCTCTGGAAGCGGTTCGGGCAGCAGGTCGCTGTTGCCGGGGTCGATCTGGAGTTGCCCGCGGGCAAGTTCATCGGGCTTGTCGGGCCGAACGGGGCCGGGAAGACCACCACGTTGTCGATGGTGACGGGGCTGCTCAGGCCCGATCATGGGACCGTCGAGGTGGTGGGGCACGACGTGTGGCGGGACCCCGTCGAGGTGAAGGCGCGGATCGGGGTGCTGCCGGAGGGTCTGCGGTTGTTCGAGCGGCTGTCGGGGCGGGAACTGCTGGCGTACACCGGGAGGTTGCGCGGGCTGCCCGGTGCCGAGGTCGACAAGCGGGCCACGCAGCTCCTCGACGTCCTCGATTTGGCGGGCGCCCAGCACAAGCTCGTCGTCGACTACTCGACCGGCATGCGCAAGAAGATCGGCCTCGCCGCGGCTCTCCTCCACAATCCCGAAGTGCTGTTCCTGGACGAGCCGTTCGAGGGCGTCGATCCCGTCTCCGCCCAGACCATCCGGGGCGTACTGGAGCGGTACACCGCCTCGGGCGCCACGGTCGTGTTCTCTTCCCACGTCATGGAGCTCGTCGAGTCGCTGTGCGACTGGGTGGCCGTCATGGCCGCCGGGCGGATCCGCGCGCACGGGACGCTGGCCGAGGTGCGGGGCGACGCGCCCTCGTTGCAGCGGGCGTTCCTGGAGCTCGTCGGGGCGCAGAGCCGGGACGCCGGGTCCGATCTCGACTGGCTGGGCGGCGGGTCCCGGTGA
- a CDS encoding transporter translates to MSDSTITPVFVRLKLSLLRNGLRQSGGRKAAYIASAVFALLFAALQLIGLIALRGHAHVESLVVLVAAVLGLGWAVMPLFFPSGDETLDPTRLVMLPLRPRPLVRALLTASLVGIGPLFTLCLLIGSVVAVARGGAAFAVGVVAVVLALLVCVALARAVAAANVRLLTSRKGRDLAVLSGLVIAIGAQIVNFGAQRLGASGLGELDPAADVLQWVPPASAISAVHAVGEGSYGLAAAQLALTAGALAALLAVWSRHLTRLMTSPDGSTLPAAESAARERTSTGLGRLLPSGRTGTVMERSLRYVWRDPKTKAAWVTSLAIGLIVPVFNAWQGTGSVYFACFAAGMLGIQMYNQFGQDTSAFWMVAMTISSTRDAYVELRARALALLLITLPYATLVTVVTTAMLGDWKRLPEALGLSFALLGAMLATGAWTSARFPYSIPQEGYKNVAPGQTGLAWISIFGGMIAAAVLCAPVIALTIWLNVSAEGEDWTWLLLPVGTAYAAALTAVGLRLAAPQTARRLPEILTAVSKG, encoded by the coding sequence GTGAGCGACTCCACGATCACCCCGGTCTTCGTACGGCTGAAGCTGTCGCTGCTGCGCAACGGGCTGCGGCAGTCCGGTGGGCGGAAGGCCGCCTACATCGCGTCGGCCGTCTTCGCCCTGCTGTTCGCCGCGCTGCAACTGATCGGCCTGATCGCGCTGCGCGGCCATGCGCACGTCGAGTCGCTGGTCGTGCTGGTGGCGGCGGTGCTGGGGCTCGGCTGGGCGGTGATGCCGCTGTTCTTCCCCAGCGGTGACGAAACCCTCGACCCGACCCGGCTGGTGATGCTGCCGCTGCGACCCCGGCCGCTGGTGCGGGCCCTGCTCACCGCCTCCCTGGTGGGCATCGGGCCGCTGTTCACGCTGTGCCTGCTGATCGGCTCCGTGGTGGCGGTGGCCCGGGGCGGGGCGGCGTTCGCGGTGGGCGTCGTCGCGGTCGTCCTGGCGCTGCTGGTGTGCGTGGCGCTCGCGCGGGCCGTCGCCGCCGCCAACGTACGGCTGCTGACCAGCCGCAAGGGGCGCGACCTCGCCGTGCTGAGCGGGCTCGTCATCGCGATCGGCGCGCAGATCGTCAACTTCGGCGCGCAGCGGCTCGGGGCGTCCGGGCTGGGCGAGCTCGACCCGGCGGCGGACGTGCTCCAGTGGGTGCCGCCCGCGTCGGCCATCAGCGCCGTGCACGCGGTGGGCGAGGGGTCGTACGGTCTCGCCGCCGCGCAACTGGCGCTGACCGCGGGCGCGCTGGCCGCGCTGCTCGCGGTGTGGTCCCGGCATCTGACCCGGCTGATGACCTCGCCCGACGGATCGACCCTGCCGGCCGCCGAGTCGGCCGCCCGCGAGCGGACGTCGACCGGGCTCGGGCGGCTGCTGCCCTCCGGCCGTACGGGCACGGTCATGGAGCGCAGCCTGCGGTACGTGTGGCGCGACCCCAAGACCAAGGCGGCCTGGGTGACCTCGCTGGCCATCGGGCTGATCGTGCCGGTGTTCAACGCCTGGCAGGGCACCGGGTCCGTGTACTTCGCCTGCTTCGCCGCCGGGATGCTCGGCATCCAGATGTACAACCAGTTCGGGCAGGACACCTCGGCGTTCTGGATGGTCGCGATGACGATCTCGTCGACCCGTGACGCCTACGTCGAGCTGCGCGCCCGCGCGCTGGCCCTGCTGCTGATCACCCTGCCGTACGCCACGCTCGTCACCGTCGTGACGACCGCCATGCTCGGCGACTGGAAGCGGCTGCCCGAGGCACTGGGGCTGTCCTTCGCGCTGCTCGGCGCGATGCTCGCGACCGGGGCGTGGACGTCCGCCCGCTTCCCCTACTCCATCCCGCAGGAGGGCTACAAGAACGTCGCCCCCGGGCAGACCGGGCTCGCCTGGATCTCCATCTTCGGCGGGATGATCGCCGCCGCCGTGCTGTGCGCGCCCGTCATCGCGCTCACGATCTGGCTGAACGTGAGCGCCGAGGGCGAGGACTGGACGTGGCTGCTGCTGCCGGTGGGCACGGCGTACGCGGCGGCGCTCACGGCCGTGGGACTGCGGCTCGCCGCTCCGCAGACGGCTCGGCGTCTGCCGGAGATCCTGACGGCGGTCAGCAAGGGGTGA
- a CDS encoding alpha/beta hydrolase produces the protein MARRIDVTGTGGVRLAAWEFGDPPKIDPAGSGPARDVPDGSPGVLLLHGLMGRASHWASTARWLSGRYRAVALDQRGHGRSDKPSQGSFTRDAYVDDAEAALEQLGLAPVVLIGHAMGALTAWQLAAKRPDLVRGLIICDMRASALGAASQREWDQWFKSWPLPFATLADVRKWFGEDDPWVERPNPARGEFYAEVMAESPDGWRPVFDPEQMLRSRETWVYDAHWEELAQVRCPALVVRGLDGELGRAEAQEMVRVLPRGQYAEVADAGHLVHYDQPEAWRAAIEPFLDALASD, from the coding sequence ATGGCGCGACGCATCGACGTGACCGGGACGGGCGGCGTACGCCTCGCGGCCTGGGAGTTCGGCGACCCGCCCAAGATCGATCCGGCCGGATCCGGTCCGGCGCGGGACGTGCCGGACGGCTCCCCGGGCGTGCTGTTATTGCACGGCCTCATGGGCCGCGCCTCGCACTGGGCGTCCACCGCCCGCTGGCTCTCCGGCCGGTACCGGGCGGTCGCCCTCGACCAGCGCGGCCACGGCCGCAGCGACAAGCCCTCGCAGGGCTCCTTCACCCGTGACGCCTACGTCGACGACGCCGAGGCCGCTCTCGAGCAGCTCGGCCTCGCCCCGGTCGTCCTCATCGGCCACGCCATGGGCGCGCTGACCGCCTGGCAGCTCGCCGCCAAGCGCCCCGATCTGGTCCGTGGCCTGATCATCTGCGACATGCGGGCCTCCGCGCTGGGTGCCGCCTCGCAGCGCGAGTGGGACCAGTGGTTCAAGTCCTGGCCGCTGCCGTTCGCCACGCTCGCCGACGTCCGCAAGTGGTTCGGCGAGGACGACCCCTGGGTGGAGCGGCCCAACCCGGCCCGAGGCGAGTTCTACGCCGAGGTGATGGCCGAGTCCCCGGACGGCTGGCGTCCGGTCTTCGATCCGGAGCAGATGCTCCGCTCCCGCGAGACGTGGGTGTACGACGCGCACTGGGAGGAGCTGGCCCAGGTCCGGTGCCCCGCCCTGGTGGTGCGCGGTCTCGACGGCGAGCTCGGCCGGGCCGAGGCCCAGGAGATGGTCCGCGTCCTGCCGCGCGGCCAGTACGCGGAGGTGGCCGACGCCGGCCACCTGGTCCACTACGACCAGCCGGAGGCCTGGCGCGCGGCGATCGAACCGTTCCTGGACGCCCTCGCAAGCGACTGA
- a CDS encoding metal-dependent transcriptional regulator — protein MSGLIDTTEMYLRTILELEEEGVVPMRARIAERLDQSGPTVSQTVARMERDGLVSVASDRHLELTDEGRRLATRVMRKHRLAECLLVDVIGLEWEQVHAEACRWEHVMSEAVERRVLELLRHPTESPYGNPIPGLEELGEKDGADPFLDEGMVSLASLDPGAEGKTVVVRRIGEPIQTDAQLMYTLRRAGVQPGSVVSVTESAGGVLVGSGGEAAELESDVASHVFVAKP, from the coding sequence ATGTCCGGACTGATCGACACCACGGAGATGTATCTCCGCACCATCCTCGAGCTGGAGGAAGAGGGTGTGGTCCCCATGCGCGCCCGTATCGCCGAGCGGCTGGACCAGAGCGGGCCGACGGTCAGCCAGACCGTGGCGCGGATGGAGCGCGACGGCCTGGTGTCCGTCGCCAGCGACCGGCACCTGGAGCTCACCGACGAGGGCCGTCGTCTCGCCACGCGCGTGATGCGCAAGCACCGGCTCGCCGAGTGTCTGCTCGTCGACGTGATCGGTCTGGAGTGGGAGCAGGTTCACGCCGAGGCGTGCCGCTGGGAGCACGTCATGAGCGAGGCCGTGGAGCGCCGCGTCCTGGAGCTGCTGCGGCACCCGACGGAGTCGCCGTACGGCAACCCGATCCCGGGTCTGGAGGAGCTCGGCGAGAAGGACGGCGCCGACCCGTTCCTGGACGAGGGCATGGTGTCGCTGGCCAGTCTCGACCCGGGCGCCGAGGGCAAGACGGTCGTGGTGCGCCGGATCGGCGAGCCGATCCAGACGGACGCGCAGCTGATGTACACGCTGCGGCGGGCGGGCGTGCAGCCCGGCTCGGTGGTGAGTGTGACGGAGTCGGCGGGCGGTGTGCTGGTCGGCAGCGGTGGCGAGGCGGCCGAGCTGGAGTCGGACGTCGCGTCCCACGTGTTCGTCGCCAAGCCCTGA
- a CDS encoding SIS domain-containing protein has translation MSDRAPAGQFLDAAIGLLRRVRDEEADSIAAAGTLLADTVENGGRLFAFGAGHSSLAAQDLVYRAGGLALMNLLAVPGVVGVDVMPAPLGSALERVDGLASAVLDCSPLREGDALLIISLSGRNALPVEMAMNARALGVKVIGVTSVAYASGTKSRHASGTYLKDHCDLVLDSKIAVGDAELTHDDVPAPFAPASTVVTSALLQAVMATTAATLADRGVEPPLLRSGNVDGGHDWNGRVMERYRDRIFYRH, from the coding sequence ATGAGCGACCGCGCGCCCGCCGGTCAGTTCCTCGACGCCGCGATCGGCCTGCTGCGGCGGGTCCGCGACGAGGAAGCCGACAGCATCGCGGCGGCCGGGACGCTCCTCGCCGACACCGTCGAGAACGGCGGCCGCCTCTTCGCCTTCGGCGCGGGGCACTCCTCCCTCGCCGCGCAGGACCTCGTCTACCGCGCAGGCGGTCTCGCCCTCATGAACCTGCTCGCCGTGCCGGGCGTCGTAGGCGTCGACGTCATGCCCGCACCGCTCGGCTCCGCCCTGGAACGCGTCGACGGCCTCGCGAGCGCCGTCCTGGACTGCTCCCCGCTCCGCGAGGGCGACGCCCTGCTGATCATCTCCCTCTCGGGGCGCAACGCCCTCCCCGTGGAGATGGCCATGAACGCGCGCGCCCTGGGCGTCAAGGTCATCGGCGTGACCTCGGTGGCGTACGCCTCCGGGACGAAGTCCCGGCACGCCTCGGGGACGTACCTCAAGGACCACTGCGACCTCGTCCTCGACTCGAAGATCGCGGTCGGCGACGCGGAACTCACCCACGACGACGTGCCCGCCCCCTTCGCCCCCGCCTCCACGGTCGTCACCTCCGCCCTCCTCCAGGCCGTCATGGCGACGACGGCCGCCACGCTCGCCGACCGAGGCGTCGAACCCCCGCTCCTGCGCTCCGGGAACGTCGACGGAGGCCACGACTGGAACGGGCGGGTGATGGAGCGGTACCGGGACCGGATCTTCTACCGGCACTGA
- a CDS encoding PAS domain-containing protein, giving the protein MSASRRSGTTDELGPDEPERDGSDGSDLLAALLDGMDAALCAFDADGVVTHWNREAERILGWSADEAVGRRGLAGWAVRSADAEEVEGRLLSAMHAPGRQVHEFALLTKDGGRVLVRTQSAAVRGPDGKPAGVYCAFSEVHAQIDLERSIALSEALFEDASWGVVLVDVDLRPAVVNAHAARALGTGRTSVLGRPLGELLAQGVEELESALQHVLAEGAPPAPAEVWVTVRTPEGERRRCWRSGFLRLASPLAEEPVPLGVGWLFQDVTEAKRAEHEASLLRFRTQQLHRASRAAAECEDPAEAATIHLDFALAGFADHALIDRVAGGALTDAETEGPVRLVRVAATPSGAPGPSKLADRAGLPVRYAEGHPALQCVERVGALRASAGAVSSEQAREWALARQWQPDAVHALCAVLRSRGRTLGVVTFLRGGGRGAFERSDAVYAEDVAVRIAAALDLAGLSDEE; this is encoded by the coding sequence GTGAGTGCTTCCCGGCGTAGTGGGACCACCGACGAGCTGGGGCCCGACGAGCCCGAGCGGGATGGTTCGGATGGTTCGGATCTGCTTGCCGCGCTGCTGGACGGCATGGACGCGGCGCTGTGTGCCTTCGACGCCGACGGGGTCGTGACGCACTGGAACCGCGAGGCCGAGCGGATCCTGGGGTGGAGCGCGGACGAGGCCGTGGGGCGGCGGGGCCTGGCCGGGTGGGCCGTGCGCAGCGCGGACGCCGAGGAGGTCGAGGGGCGGCTGCTGTCCGCGATGCACGCGCCGGGGCGCCAGGTGCACGAGTTCGCGTTGCTGACGAAGGACGGCGGGCGGGTGCTCGTACGGACGCAGTCGGCGGCGGTGCGGGGCCCGGACGGAAAGCCCGCCGGTGTGTACTGCGCCTTCAGCGAGGTGCACGCGCAGATCGATCTGGAGCGGTCGATCGCGTTGAGCGAGGCGCTGTTCGAGGACGCCAGCTGGGGTGTCGTGCTCGTGGACGTCGACCTGCGGCCCGCGGTGGTGAACGCGCACGCGGCCCGGGCGCTGGGCACGGGGCGTACGTCCGTGCTCGGCCGGCCGCTCGGGGAGCTGCTCGCGCAGGGCGTGGAGGAGCTGGAGAGCGCGCTCCAGCATGTGCTGGCGGAGGGTGCGCCGCCCGCGCCCGCCGAGGTGTGGGTGACGGTGCGTACGCCGGAGGGGGAGCGGCGGCGGTGCTGGCGCAGCGGTTTCCTGCGGTTGGCCTCGCCGCTCGCGGAGGAGCCGGTTCCGCTGGGTGTGGGCTGGCTGTTCCAGGACGTGACGGAGGCCAAGCGGGCCGAGCATGAGGCGTCGCTGCTGCGGTTCCGTACGCAGCAGCTGCACCGGGCGTCGCGGGCCGCCGCCGAGTGCGAGGATCCGGCGGAGGCCGCGACGATCCATCTGGACTTCGCCCTGGCCGGTTTCGCCGACCACGCCCTGATCGACCGGGTGGCCGGGGGTGCGCTCACCGACGCGGAGACCGAGGGGCCGGTTCGGCTGGTGCGGGTCGCGGCGACGCCCTCCGGGGCGCCGGGGCCGAGCAAGCTCGCCGACCGCGCGGGGCTGCCCGTGCGGTACGCCGAGGGGCATCCGGCCTTGCAGTGCGTGGAGCGGGTCGGCGCGCTGCGGGCGAGCGCGGGCGCGGTCTCGTCCGAGCAGGCCCGGGAGTGGGCCCTGGCCCGCCAGTGGCAGCCGGACGCCGTGCACGCCCTGTGCGCGGTGCTGCGCAGCAGGGGGCGGACGCTGGGGGTCGTGACGTTCCTGCGGGGCGGTGGGCGCGGGGCCTTCGAGCGGTCCGACGCGGTGTACGCGGAGGACGTGGCGGTACGGATCGCCGCGGCGCTGGATCTCGCGGGGTTGTCGGACGAGGAGTGA